From the candidate division KSB1 bacterium genome, one window contains:
- a CDS encoding T9SS type A sorting domain-containing protein translates to MYLAGVCREKRVRFLAAALLGGWGALVSPSLAVECGSEPSRPVLSQEMLALENMEVVTEGGSYGVTDLVRDLSGRVYVSFLLHGDCPEGLPNCALAWMVRSGNAWEGPILVTSCVNFVYQHRLAMAGRDVLLLWIERDVQENMPLRVALCVPGGTPQPYTLLDSSQVIPLAAAWTSRALYVAAREGRVGYNWGFRIFKKEEGGPFVSLPFRWAWYWDDTGGMACEGKQTVHLPGQAGSSLGYLVSPDGGGTWLMQKVPEFRPRVYKPKVAVLGTLRVLVWLESSAQGLFADRLVAASSKDGEKWSPTVLLAASQPSEIILEPELVSGSRSFLVVFWQEGRFFQGQMRCCYSVFDGHSWSGPFLFAPDSAVDISTPRGRIDPVSDVVHLSYSAVYPSGREVVWYATARVSSTGVEPERPWAAPRGLALRSAYPNPFNTSVTIPLCVPADAEGVLEVVDALGRTVAVVWQGRGSGEWREARWDGRAEGLPAPSGLYLLRLRTDVSVVSQKVALVR, encoded by the coding sequence GTGTATCTCGCCGGCGTCTGCAGGGAGAAACGGGTACGGTTTCTCGCTGCCGCACTCCTGGGTGGCTGGGGGGCACTCGTTTCACCAAGCTTGGCCGTGGAATGCGGGTCCGAGCCATCGCGGCCCGTGTTGAGCCAAGAGATGCTTGCCCTGGAGAACATGGAGGTGGTGACAGAAGGCGGCAGTTATGGGGTGACAGACCTGGTGAGGGACCTGTCAGGGAGGGTGTATGTCTCTTTCCTCCTGCACGGGGATTGCCCGGAGGGTCTGCCCAATTGTGCTCTCGCATGGATGGTGAGGAGTGGAAACGCGTGGGAGGGTCCTATACTTGTCACCAGCTGTGTCAACTTTGTCTACCAACATCGTCTCGCGATGGCCGGCAGAGACGTCTTGCTCCTCTGGATAGAGCGCGACGTGCAGGAGAACATGCCCCTGAGAGTGGCCCTCTGTGTGCCCGGTGGCACGCCCCAGCCGTACACCCTGCTCGATAGCTCCCAAGTCATTCCGCTGGCCGCAGCTTGGACGTCAAGGGCCTTGTACGTTGCGGCAAGAGAAGGTAGGGTGGGCTACAACTGGGGTTTCCGCATTTTCAAGAAGGAGGAGGGAGGCCCGTTCGTCTCCCTCCCGTTCCGTTGGGCCTGGTATTGGGACGACACGGGCGGCATGGCCTGCGAGGGCAAGCAGACCGTGCACCTGCCGGGCCAGGCAGGGTCAAGCCTCGGTTATCTTGTCTCCCCTGATGGGGGCGGAACGTGGCTGATGCAGAAGGTGCCGGAATTCCGCCCGCGCGTGTACAAGCCGAAGGTGGCGGTGCTGGGCACGCTGCGCGTCTTGGTGTGGCTGGAGAGTTCAGCGCAGGGGCTTTTTGCGGATCGTTTGGTGGCGGCCAGCAGCAAGGATGGGGAAAAATGGAGCCCCACAGTCCTCCTTGCTGCTTCGCAGCCGTCGGAGATAATCCTTGAGCCAGAGCTGGTGTCAGGAAGTCGTTCTTTCCTGGTAGTCTTTTGGCAAGAAGGGAGATTCTTCCAGGGCCAAATGAGGTGCTGTTATAGTGTGTTTGACGGCCACTCGTGGTCTGGCCCGTTTCTATTTGCACCTGATAGTGCCGTGGACATCTCCACTCCTCGCGGGAGGATTGACCCGGTGAGCGATGTGGTCCACCTGTCCTATTCGGCGGTGTATCCGTCGGGGCGAGAGGTGGTCTGGTATGCGACGGCGCGGGTGAGCAGCACTGGGGTGGAGCCGGAACGTCCGTGGGCGGCCCCTCGGGGCCTGGCCTTGCGGTCGGCCTACCCCAATCCGTTTAACACGTCAGTGACTATCCCGCTGTGTGTACCTGCCGATGCTGAGGGCGTGCTGGAGGTGGTGGACGCCTTAGGCCGCACAGTAGCTGTAGTGTGGCAGGGGCGTGGGTCGGGCGAATGGAGGGAGGCGCGGTGGGATGGCCGTGCCGAAGGTCTTCCTGCCCCCAGCGGGTTGTACCTTTTGCGCCTGCGCACAGATGTATCGGTGGTGAGCCAGAAGGTGGCGCTAGTGCGCTGA